TAAATTTAGGTCCGCCCATTAACACCGACGGAAATGAAGGGGCTCAATGCATTTCACCGGATGGACAATGGATATTTATGACAGCTTGCAATCGAAGAGATGGAGAAGGAAGTTGTGATATTTATATTTCCCACAAAACAGCCAATGGTTGGAGCGAACCAAGAAATCCTAAATCTCCCTTAAATTCTGCTAAATGGGAAAGTCAACCAGGCTTTTCAGTTGACGGTAAAACTTTGTACTTTTCAAGCAATCGTCCTGGTGGCAAAGGAGGAATGGATATTTGGTACAGTACTTTTGTAACCGGTAAAGGATGGGGAGAACCCAAAAACCTGGTGATTGTCAATACTCCGGGCAATGAACAAAGCCCATTTATCCACCCGGATGACCAAACTCTTTACTTTTCTTCCAACGGATTACCCGGTATGGGCGAAGCAGACTTATTTTATTGCCGTCGCCAACCGGATGGATATTGGGGTATCCCTCAAAACCTAGGATATCCAATCAACACTCCGGGCGATGAACAAAGCCTTATTGTTAGCGCTACCGGTGACACCGCTTTTATTTCAACTGACAAAAAAGGTGGATTCGGAAATTTAGACATCTACTCTTTTGCACTTTACCCGGAAGCCAGGCCCCAAACGGTAACCTATTTTAAAGGAAAAATAACGGATAAGGATAACCGTCAACCACTAGAAGCAAACTTCGAGCTAATCGATATTGCAACAGGTGAAATTAAAGCAAGATCAAGCTCTACCCCCGGTACAGGAGAATTCCTGGTTAGTCTGCCAATGAACCGAAATTATGCCTTAAATGTATCGAAGGACAATTATTTATTCTTTTCTGAATCTTTTGAATTAAAAGGTAGTAATTCCGCATCCAAACCGGTTTTTAAAAATGTGGAATTAAGTCCAATAAAAGCCGGTGAAAAAGTAGTACTGAAAAATATTTTCTTCGACTCCAATAAATTTGACCTCAAGTCTGAATCCAATGCAGAACTTGACAAACTAGTGGAATTACTCAAGAAAAACCCTTCCATGAAAATTGAAATAAGCGGCCATACCGATAATATTGGAAATAAAACTGCCAATAAAACCCTCAGCGAAAACAGAGCCAAATCGGTTATCGACTTCCTAATTTCAAAAGGTATAGAATCAGGACGTTTGGTTCCTAAGGGGTATGGCGATGAAAAACCAATCGATTCTAACGAAACAGAAACAGGAAGAGCTAATAACCGAAGAACCGAAATGACAATTCTTTAATTCAAAGAAATAGCTTGTAAGATCTGGTAGATTAACTCTACATACTTCTTTCTTTTGCGAATTATTCCCACTATGGAAGAATGATTCTAACGACTCTAAAAAATTTTCAATCTTCTATTGTCCGTCTCATTTTTTTTCTACTTTTGCGGCCTCAATTGCTGCAACACAGCAGATTGTCCGATGGTGTAACTGGCAACACGTCTGATTTTGGTTCAGAAGAGTCTAGGTTCGAGCCCTAGTCGGACAACTTAAAAAGCCCCAAAACTGGGGCTTTTTCATTTCTATACCTTTCCCAAAAACAGAAATAATTCCTCTAAATTTATATTCATTCAACCTACAAACTCCAAACTTAAGGTATACCTTTGTCGCGATTTTGAAGCATGGGAATGAACTATAAAATGGGTAGTTCCAAACCTCAAACCAGGGTTTTGGAACTTGAAATGACAATTGATAAGGCCTTTTTCCAATCCAATGGTGATTTGATTGTACAACTCCCTGATTGGAGACCTGGCAGATATGAACTTGGAAACTTTGCTAAAAACATCCTTCATTTTGAACCACGAAATGAAAATAACGAAGTTTTAGCTTTTCAAAAAACCGGTAAATCAAGTTGGTTGATTCTAACCAATGGCTCCAACTCGGTTCAAATTAAATACGGATACTACGCTGCGGTGCTAGATGCAGGAAGTTGTTGGGTTGATTCATCACAAATCTATGTAAATCCCGTCCATTGTTGCCTCTATATTCCAGGTTACGAGCAAACCCCATGCACTTTGCAAATCGAAATCCCTAGTCATTTTGAAATTGCCGGATCCTTAAAACGAATTGGTCACAATCAATTTGAAGCCAAGGATTTTCATGAATTAGTTGACAGCCCTTTTATTGCTTCTCCAAGCCTTCAGCATCATTCCTATTTAGTCGGTAACACTACCTTCCACCTTTGGTTTCAAGGTGAATGTAAACTAGATTGGAACCGAATCATCCCTGATTTCGAAAAATTTACCCAGCAGCAAATGACGGCTATGGGAGGATTTCCCACAACCGAATACCATTTTCTATTTCAAATCCTAACTACTGCATATTATCACGGAGTAGAACATCTTAAATCAACAGTTATTGTTCTGGGACCCAGCTACAATTTAATGAAACCGGTTTTATACCCTGAATTATTGGGCATAAGCAGCCATGAGCTTTACCACAGTTGGAATATTAAAACCATTCGTCCAATTGAAATGATGCCTTATCAGTATAACCGGGAAAATTTTAGCCGCCTGGGTTATGTAGCAGAAGGTATTACAACCTATTATGGTGACCTGTTTCTTCACCGAAGCGGCAGTTTTACTACCTATGAAATGATGAAAGAATTAACCCGTCATATCCAAAAACATCTGGATAATTATGGACGCTTTAATCTTTCCGTTGGTTCTTCTTCTTGGGACACCTGGCTTGACGGATATGTAGAAGGAATTCCTCACCGAAAAGTTTCTATCTATACCGAAGGTGCCTTATGCGCCTTTATGGTTGACATCCTAATCAGACGAAATACAGGTAATCGGAATAGCCTGGATGATGTTATGGAATACCTATATAATGAATTTGGCAAAAAAGGTATTGGCTATTCTGAATCGGATTATAAACAAGCATTAGAACGCTTTGGAGAAACCGATTTTACCTGGTTCTTTAAAGATTATTACAACGGAACTGTTGATTATGAACCTTTGCTTGCTGATTGCCTGGATTATATAGGCTATCAAATCAATAAAGTAAGGTCCAGAATGTATTTTGAAAACCGATTCGGATTTAAAATAAAATTCGGACAAAATGGAGCCAGCATTATTACCTCCGTCGCTCCCAATTCATTATCCGAAAAAGCCGGACTTTCCAAAGATGATATGATTACCGGTATTAATGGCATTAAACTTGAAAACAACCTGAAAGAATGGTGCAAGTACTTTGCCGAAGAAACAATTACCCTGGAAGTTTACTCTCAAAACCAATTTAAACAGGTTATGTTGGTACCTAATGAATCAGATCGATATTTCCAATTAGTAAATCTTCAACAAAATGCTGATTTAAGCCCTGAACAAAAATACAACCTTCGTCAATGGAGTAAATCACTAACAGAATGAATAAAGATGATATCCTAAGACTAATTAAAAATTATCTCCATTCGGAAGTGATTGACCCGGGTGTCCAGTTAAATAGCAATTCTAAATTTACTGAATTAGGTATGGATTCCTTTTCCATCATTAATTTGATATTGACCCTGGAATCCCAAACAGGCATATCCCTGGTAGAAAATGGCATACGTGCCGATGACATTGAAACCATCGACAGCTTAACGAACTTTGTACTTTCCAGAACTTAGTTCCAGGATTCGACCAACTTTCGTCCTTCCGCCAAAGC
The window above is part of the Bacteroidia bacterium genome. Proteins encoded here:
- a CDS encoding OmpA family protein: NLGPPINTDGNEGAQCISPDGQWIFMTACNRRDGEGSCDIYISHKTANGWSEPRNPKSPLNSAKWESQPGFSVDGKTLYFSSNRPGGKGGMDIWYSTFVTGKGWGEPKNLVIVNTPGNEQSPFIHPDDQTLYFSSNGLPGMGEADLFYCRRQPDGYWGIPQNLGYPINTPGDEQSLIVSATGDTAFISTDKKGGFGNLDIYSFALYPEARPQTVTYFKGKITDKDNRQPLEANFELIDIATGEIKARSSSTPGTGEFLVSLPMNRNYALNVSKDNYLFFSESFELKGSNSASKPVFKNVELSPIKAGEKVVLKNIFFDSNKFDLKSESNAELDKLVELLKKNPSMKIEISGHTDNIGNKTANKTLSENRAKSVIDFLISKGIESGRLVPKGYGDEKPIDSNETETGRANNRRTEMTIL
- a CDS encoding PDZ domain-containing protein; translated protein: MGMNYKMGSSKPQTRVLELEMTIDKAFFQSNGDLIVQLPDWRPGRYELGNFAKNILHFEPRNENNEVLAFQKTGKSSWLILTNGSNSVQIKYGYYAAVLDAGSCWVDSSQIYVNPVHCCLYIPGYEQTPCTLQIEIPSHFEIAGSLKRIGHNQFEAKDFHELVDSPFIASPSLQHHSYLVGNTTFHLWFQGECKLDWNRIIPDFEKFTQQQMTAMGGFPTTEYHFLFQILTTAYYHGVEHLKSTVIVLGPSYNLMKPVLYPELLGISSHELYHSWNIKTIRPIEMMPYQYNRENFSRLGYVAEGITTYYGDLFLHRSGSFTTYEMMKELTRHIQKHLDNYGRFNLSVGSSSWDTWLDGYVEGIPHRKVSIYTEGALCAFMVDILIRRNTGNRNSLDDVMEYLYNEFGKKGIGYSESDYKQALERFGETDFTWFFKDYYNGTVDYEPLLADCLDYIGYQINKVRSRMYFENRFGFKIKFGQNGASIITSVAPNSLSEKAGLSKDDMITGINGIKLENNLKEWCKYFAEETITLEVYSQNQFKQVMLVPNESDRYFQLVNLQQNADLSPEQKYNLRQWSKSLTE